Proteins from a genomic interval of Mycobacteriales bacterium:
- a CDS encoding lactate racemase domain-containing protein codes for MSRPGFVLEVDERTPPLVVHEGEGFRLETFPLGTRVVYPPDPLPAIADLDGMIREALLHPLGCEPLPSLLRPGMRLTIAFDDLSLPLPPMRRPDVRQRVIEAVLTMAAAAGVDDVELIAANALHRRLTPSELERIVGERVFRSFFPNGQLTNHDAEDRANLTHIGLTDKDEDVEINRRAAESDLLVYVNINLVAMDGGHKSVPVGLASYKSLRHHHNSQTMVHSRSFMDAERSALHSSAWRMGRLLAEHLKIFTIETTLNNDVFPAPFQFLVKREWEWALSDQASMLAARRALAVAPAAIRRRVFRSLEAPYGVTGVTAGETEEVHERTLAMVHRQQLVEVEGQSDVLVLGLPYLCPYNVNSVMNPILATCLGLGYLFNSYRGMPLVRRGGAVILYHPVPYEFSQLHHPSYVDFFEEVLAESTDPATVEAKFERQYATDPWYIHLYRTSYAYHGVHPFYMWYWAAHALDHVGDVVWVGADRRTVARMGFRAATTLADALEMVSGTVGSSPSMTYLHTPPHTIAEVR; via the coding sequence GTGAGCCGCCCCGGTTTCGTTCTCGAGGTGGACGAGCGCACCCCGCCGCTCGTCGTTCACGAGGGGGAAGGATTTCGACTCGAGACCTTTCCGCTCGGGACCCGGGTGGTCTACCCACCGGACCCGCTGCCGGCGATAGCCGACCTGGACGGGATGATCCGGGAGGCCCTGCTCCATCCGCTCGGGTGCGAGCCGTTGCCGTCACTGCTGCGCCCCGGAATGCGGCTGACCATCGCGTTCGACGATCTTTCGCTGCCGCTCCCGCCGATGCGTCGTCCCGACGTCCGCCAGCGGGTCATCGAGGCCGTGCTGACCATGGCGGCGGCGGCCGGCGTGGACGACGTCGAGCTGATCGCGGCAAATGCCTTGCACCGGCGGCTTACCCCCAGCGAGCTCGAGCGGATCGTCGGGGAGCGGGTGTTCCGATCGTTCTTCCCGAATGGCCAGCTGACGAATCACGACGCGGAGGATCGGGCCAACCTCACGCACATCGGGCTCACCGACAAGGACGAGGACGTCGAGATCAACCGACGGGCCGCGGAGTCCGACCTGCTCGTCTATGTCAACATCAACCTGGTGGCCATGGACGGCGGTCACAAGTCGGTGCCGGTGGGGCTGGCCTCCTACAAGTCTCTTCGGCACCACCACAACTCCCAGACGATGGTGCACTCCCGGTCGTTCATGGACGCCGAGCGCTCGGCCCTGCACAGCTCGGCCTGGCGGATGGGCCGATTGCTCGCGGAACATCTGAAGATCTTCACCATCGAGACGACCCTGAACAACGACGTGTTCCCCGCGCCCTTCCAGTTCCTCGTCAAGCGTGAATGGGAGTGGGCGCTGTCCGATCAGGCATCGATGCTCGCCGCCCGCCGGGCCCTGGCGGTCGCGCCCGCTGCGATCCGTCGCCGGGTGTTCCGTTCCCTCGAAGCGCCCTATGGGGTCACCGGCGTGACCGCCGGCGAGACGGAGGAGGTGCACGAACGAACCCTGGCGATGGTGCACCGCCAGCAGCTGGTCGAGGTCGAGGGTCAGTCCGACGTCCTCGTGCTCGGCCTTCCATACCTGTGCCCGTACAACGTCAACTCGGTGATGAACCCGATCCTCGCGACCTGCCTGGGCCTGGGATACCTGTTCAATTCCTACCGTGGCATGCCGCTCGTCCGCCGTGGTGGCGCGGTGATCCTCTACCACCCGGTGCCCTACGAGTTCAGCCAGCTGCACCATCCGTCGTACGTCGACTTCTTCGAAGAGGTGCTCGCCGAGTCGACCGACCCGGCCACCGTCGAGGCCAAGTTCGAGCGGCAGTACGCGACGGACCCTTGGTACATCCACCTGTACCGGACCTCCTACGCCTACCACGGCGTGCACCCGTTCTACATGTGGTACTGGGCGGCGCACGCGCTCGACCACGTAGGGGATGTCGTCTGGGTGGGGGCGGACCGCCGGACGGTGGCCCGGATGGGGTTCCGGGCAGCGACGACGCTCGCGGACGCCCTCGAGATGGTCTCCGGCACAGTGGGGTCGAGCCCGTCGATGACCTACCTGCACACGCCACCGCACACGATCGCTGAGGTGCGCTGA
- a CDS encoding zinc-binding dehydrogenase — protein sequence MLALEVYRSLPRYVAARALGSRVPGLIAGPVAPLRLVNREEPKPVRDGWARVAPRLSGICGSDLATVSGSASFYFSALVSLPFVPGHEVVGELLDECDDLGRGTRVVLDPVLGCLPRGFEPCTACAAGDANRCDRITVGHLSPGLQTGYCEQTGGGWSRTMLAHRSQLHPVPDELPDERAVLVEPLACAVHTAGRAAVPDGGSVLVVGAGAVGLLTVLALRALTGSGPVTVVAKHPRQAELARRFGATAVVGPGEVTGGVRRATRALRLSPERGPDFLLGGVDVAIDAAGSRGSLDTALRLVRAGGRVVCAAMPAPGADLSPAWFRELEVVGAYSGGTGPDGRSAFGTALDIAGTAPLDGLVGGTYALYRWREALDHALSAGRLGTVKVVFDPRSSS from the coding sequence ATGCTTGCCCTCGAGGTTTACCGCTCGTTGCCCCGCTACGTCGCGGCGCGGGCCCTGGGTTCCCGGGTCCCGGGGCTGATCGCCGGCCCGGTCGCCCCGCTCCGGCTGGTCAACCGGGAGGAACCTAAGCCGGTGCGGGACGGCTGGGCCCGGGTGGCGCCCCGGCTGTCGGGGATCTGCGGCTCCGATCTGGCCACCGTGTCCGGCTCGGCCTCGTTCTACTTCTCCGCGCTGGTCTCGCTCCCGTTCGTCCCCGGCCACGAGGTGGTCGGGGAGCTGCTCGACGAATGTGACGATCTCGGCCGGGGGACCCGCGTCGTCCTCGACCCTGTCCTCGGCTGCCTTCCGCGCGGTTTCGAACCGTGTACGGCCTGTGCGGCCGGCGACGCGAACCGCTGCGATCGGATCACCGTCGGGCACCTGTCGCCGGGCCTACAGACCGGGTACTGCGAGCAGACCGGCGGGGGATGGAGCCGCACGATGCTCGCGCACCGTTCCCAGTTGCACCCGGTTCCCGACGAGCTGCCGGACGAACGGGCCGTCCTCGTCGAGCCGCTGGCCTGTGCGGTGCACACCGCGGGGCGGGCCGCGGTTCCCGATGGCGGTTCCGTCCTCGTCGTCGGCGCCGGAGCCGTCGGCCTGCTGACGGTCCTCGCCCTGCGCGCGCTCACCGGGTCGGGGCCGGTCACGGTGGTCGCCAAACACCCTCGCCAAGCCGAGCTGGCCCGGCGGTTCGGCGCCACTGCGGTGGTCGGACCCGGTGAGGTCACCGGGGGAGTCCGGCGGGCCACCCGGGCCTTGCGACTGAGCCCCGAGCGCGGACCGGACTTCCTGCTCGGTGGCGTCGACGTCGCGATCGACGCAGCGGGTAGCCGAGGTTCGCTGGACACCGCCCTGCGGCTGGTCCGGGCCGGCGGCCGGGTCGTGTGCGCCGCCATGCCGGCACCGGGCGCGGATCTCTCGCCGGCGTGGTTTCGCGAACTAGAGGTGGTCGGGGCATATTCCGGGGGAACCGGCCCGGACGGGCGTTCGGCCTTCGGCACCGCCCTGGACATCGCTGGCACCGCCCCCCTCGACGGGCTCGTCGGCGGGACCTACGCGCTCTACCGGTGGCGGGAGGCCCTCGACCACGCCCTGTCCGCCGGCCGACTCGGTACGGTCAAGGTCGTCTTCGATCCGAGGAGTAGCTCGTGA
- a CDS encoding HAD-IB family hydrolase — protein MLRERLAGKRVLLTGVTGFVGEALLARLLADLPEVAVSVLIRPKPGQSGRDRLHQLVGKAAFAGWAGGGDRLAVLDARVAVLEGELAALPPLPADVDVVIHCAGDVSFDPPIDEGFATNVSGTEALLRALADAGARPHYVHVSTAYVSGRRRGAVPEASLDHEVDWREETAAAGRLRTAIEDASRSPSRLAALHKQAERDHRRSGPITTATDAERLRRNWVRERLVAAGGERARSLGWTDVYTFTKALGERAVEELTGEWPVSIVRPSIIESALERPYPGWIEGFKMAEPIILAYGRGELPEFPAAPDAIADIVPVDHVVGALLAVAAHPPEPGGRAYYHVSSGARNPLTFRHLHDHVRTYFEAHPFEQPGRGAARLPTWRWPGGDSVERVLRSSERAHAAADSVVSRLPRSTRVREAARSLDRQKQRLEFLRRYHDLYRPYVETELVFTDDRTLALHNSLEPEDRAAFGFDTAAVDWPRYIVDVHCPSVAGSMRAMMSSRPARPAAVARGLPAGGEILAAFDMDGTLLSSNVVESYLWLRFGELNGARRLDELRSLATRLPGYLRAERRDRGAFLRAVYRRYAGAALAELDNLVDEVVADLVLSRVSPTALRRVREHRAAGHRTVLITGAIRPLTRPLQPLFDDVVAADLSLDAGGRATGFLASPPLVGEGRAAWLRRYASIERLDLAASYAYADSHSDLPMLRAVGHPVAVNPDVALYRAARRGRWPIEDWRTGAARIAAQPVAAHPRAGVR, from the coding sequence GTGCTTCGGGAGAGGCTGGCCGGCAAGCGGGTCCTCCTCACCGGCGTGACCGGCTTCGTCGGCGAGGCGCTGCTCGCGCGCCTTCTCGCCGACCTGCCCGAGGTCGCGGTCAGCGTCCTGATCAGGCCGAAGCCCGGCCAGTCCGGGCGGGACCGGCTGCACCAGCTCGTCGGGAAGGCGGCGTTCGCGGGGTGGGCCGGCGGGGGGGACCGGCTAGCCGTTCTCGACGCCCGGGTCGCCGTCCTGGAAGGTGAGCTCGCCGCGTTGCCACCGCTCCCGGCCGACGTCGACGTGGTGATCCACTGCGCGGGCGACGTCTCGTTCGACCCGCCGATCGATGAGGGCTTCGCCACCAACGTGTCAGGCACCGAGGCATTGCTGCGGGCGCTCGCCGACGCCGGGGCCCGACCCCACTACGTCCACGTCTCGACGGCGTACGTTTCCGGTCGCCGGCGCGGGGCGGTGCCCGAGGCCAGCCTCGACCACGAGGTCGACTGGCGCGAGGAGACGGCCGCCGCGGGGCGGCTCCGGACGGCGATCGAGGATGCGTCGCGTTCCCCCTCGCGGCTGGCCGCGCTGCACAAGCAGGCGGAGCGCGATCACCGGCGGTCCGGCCCGATCACCACGGCGACCGACGCGGAGCGGCTGCGCCGAAACTGGGTGCGCGAGCGACTCGTCGCGGCCGGTGGGGAGCGTGCCCGTTCGCTCGGCTGGACGGATGTGTACACGTTCACGAAGGCGCTGGGCGAGCGGGCCGTCGAAGAGCTGACCGGCGAGTGGCCCGTGTCCATCGTCCGACCGTCGATCATCGAATCGGCCCTCGAGCGGCCATACCCGGGTTGGATCGAGGGCTTCAAGATGGCCGAGCCGATCATCCTGGCCTACGGTCGGGGCGAGCTCCCGGAATTCCCGGCCGCCCCCGACGCCATCGCCGACATCGTGCCGGTCGACCATGTGGTGGGCGCCTTGCTCGCCGTAGCGGCGCACCCGCCGGAGCCCGGTGGGCGGGCCTACTACCACGTGAGTTCGGGTGCCCGGAACCCGCTGACCTTCCGTCACCTGCACGATCACGTCCGGACCTACTTCGAGGCGCACCCGTTCGAGCAGCCCGGCCGGGGCGCCGCCCGGCTCCCCACCTGGCGATGGCCCGGCGGGGACAGTGTCGAGCGGGTGTTGCGTTCGAGCGAGCGGGCCCATGCGGCGGCTGATTCCGTGGTGAGCCGGCTGCCGCGGTCGACCCGGGTTCGGGAGGCGGCGCGCAGCCTGGACCGGCAGAAGCAGCGGCTCGAGTTCCTTCGCCGCTACCACGATCTGTACCGGCCGTACGTCGAGACCGAGCTCGTGTTCACCGACGACCGCACGCTCGCGCTGCACAATTCGCTCGAGCCCGAAGACCGGGCCGCGTTCGGCTTCGACACGGCGGCGGTCGACTGGCCGCGCTACATCGTCGACGTGCACTGTCCGAGCGTCGCCGGGTCGATGCGCGCGATGATGTCGAGTCGCCCGGCCCGGCCGGCTGCCGTTGCTCGCGGCCTGCCGGCCGGGGGGGAGATCCTGGCGGCCTTCGACATGGACGGCACTCTGCTGTCCTCCAACGTCGTGGAGTCCTACCTGTGGCTCCGGTTCGGCGAGCTCAACGGCGCGAGGCGCCTCGACGAGCTGCGCTCGCTCGCCACTCGGCTCCCCGGATATCTGCGGGCCGAGCGCCGGGACCGGGGCGCCTTCCTCCGGGCCGTCTACCGGCGCTATGCCGGCGCCGCCCTGGCCGAGCTCGACAACCTGGTCGACGAGGTCGTGGCCGACCTCGTGCTTTCCCGGGTGTCCCCGACCGCCTTGCGCCGGGTGCGGGAGCACCGGGCCGCGGGTCATCGCACGGTCCTCATCACCGGGGCGATCCGGCCGCTGACCCGCCCTTTGCAGCCGCTGTTCGACGATGTGGTCGCCGCCGATCTCTCACTCGACGCGGGCGGCCGCGCCACCGGTTTCCTGGCCTCCCCCCCGCTCGTGGGGGAGGGTCGCGCGGCCTGGCTGCGACGCTACGCATCGATCGAGCGGCTCGATCTCGCCGCGAGCTACGCCTACGCGGACAGTCACTCGGATCTGCCGATGCTGCGGGCCGTGGGTCACCCGGTCGCGGTCAACCCCGACGTCGCGCTCTACCGCGCGGCTCGCCGGGGCCGCTGGCCGATCGAGGACTGGCGCACCGGCGCCGCGCGCATTGCAGCCCAGCCGGTGGCCGCCCACCCCCGGGCCGGGGTGCGCTGA
- a CDS encoding co-chaperone GroES, with amino-acid sequence MSPTAARDESKRPIRMLHDRILVSIDADAGERRSTAGIVIPATAKMGRRLVWAEVVAVGGNVRNVQPNDRVLYDPEDRSEVELHGVLYVLLRERDLHAVAADRIEGGATGLYL; translated from the coding sequence GTGAGTCCGACCGCGGCGAGAGACGAGAGCAAGCGTCCGATCCGGATGTTGCACGACCGGATCCTCGTCTCGATCGACGCGGATGCGGGGGAGCGGCGCTCCACGGCGGGGATCGTCATTCCGGCCACGGCGAAGATGGGGCGCCGGCTGGTCTGGGCCGAAGTGGTCGCCGTCGGCGGCAACGTGCGCAATGTCCAACCGAACGACCGGGTTCTCTACGATCCCGAGGATCGCTCCGAAGTGGAGTTGCACGGCGTGCTCTACGTGCTGCTTCGGGAGCGGGACCTGCATGCTGTCGCGGCCGACCGCATCGAGGGCGGCGCCACCGGTCTTTATCTCTAA
- a CDS encoding MFS transporter — protein sequence MRQGTRIGAARDAPADGIILALVCLAQFMVILDVSIVNVALPSIRSDLHFSPIGLQWVVNAYTLTFAGFLLLGGRAADLLGQRRVFLAGLGLFTAASLVGGFAPNGTALLIARSVQGLGGAVLSPATLTVLMSTFPEGPRRAKAIGLWSALAGAGGATGAVFGGLLTAEASWRWILFVNVPIGAVGLVAARVFLRGDPPRQPVRGRLDLPGAVLVTAGLVVAVYGIVSTDQHPWGSGPTLLTLAAAAALLLGFFIREARYARQPLMPLRVFRSRSVTGANVVMLGISGAVFATWYFLSLYMQNVLGYSPAARRGRLPAAVAGHHRRRPAQLAAGEPDRGPAAAAARSTVVRHGLVLAVAPPGARQLRHLLARGEHADHFRHRAGLHPDRGRRHLRGGPCRGGAGVGAGQHQPPDRRGGGVGGAGHGGRGPSAEPARPGSARRPVPGGHRNRSPPGRGGSGAHVGLRPGIPHRRVRRAGQQRARAHHPEPWPSGYVAVRNGTIVR from the coding sequence GTGCGCCAGGGTACCCGGATCGGCGCGGCTCGAGACGCACCCGCGGACGGGATCATCCTGGCGCTCGTCTGCCTCGCCCAGTTCATGGTCATTCTCGACGTTTCAATCGTCAACGTCGCGCTGCCCTCGATCCGTTCGGACCTTCACTTCAGCCCGATCGGCCTTCAGTGGGTGGTCAACGCCTACACCCTCACCTTCGCCGGGTTCCTGCTGCTCGGCGGCCGGGCCGCCGACCTGCTCGGGCAGCGTCGGGTATTCCTGGCCGGTCTCGGCCTGTTCACCGCGGCCAGCCTGGTGGGCGGGTTCGCCCCGAACGGCACGGCCCTGCTGATCGCCCGTTCGGTACAGGGCCTCGGCGGGGCCGTGCTCTCGCCGGCGACCCTCACGGTCCTGATGAGCACCTTCCCGGAAGGTCCCCGGCGGGCCAAGGCGATCGGCCTGTGGAGTGCGCTGGCCGGCGCCGGGGGCGCCACCGGCGCGGTCTTCGGCGGGCTCCTCACCGCCGAGGCGTCGTGGCGCTGGATCCTGTTCGTAAACGTGCCGATCGGCGCCGTCGGGTTGGTCGCGGCCCGGGTGTTCCTCCGGGGGGACCCGCCGCGCCAGCCGGTGCGAGGTCGGCTCGACCTGCCGGGTGCGGTCCTGGTGACGGCCGGGCTGGTCGTCGCCGTCTACGGCATCGTCAGCACCGACCAACACCCCTGGGGCTCCGGCCCTACCCTGCTCACCCTGGCGGCGGCCGCCGCCCTGCTGCTCGGCTTTTTCATCCGCGAGGCCCGGTACGCGCGCCAACCGCTGATGCCGCTGCGCGTGTTCCGGTCGAGGTCGGTGACCGGGGCGAACGTGGTGATGCTCGGGATCAGCGGTGCCGTGTTCGCGACCTGGTATTTCCTGTCGCTGTACATGCAGAACGTGTTGGGGTACTCACCCGCTGCGCGCCGGGGTCGCCTTCCTGCCGCAGTCGCTGGCCATCATCGCCGGCGCCCAGCTCAGCTCGCGGCTGGTGAGCCGGATCGGGGCCCGGCGGCTGCTGCTGCTCGCTCCACTGTCGTCCGCCACGGGCTTGTTCTGGCTGTCGCGCCTCCCGGTGCACGGCAGCTACGTCACCTCCTTGCTCGGGGCGAGCATGCTGACCACTTTCGGCATCGGGCTGGCCTTCACCCCGATCGCGGTCGCCGCCACCTCCGGGGTGGCCCGTGCCGAGGCGGGGCTGGCGTCGGGGCTGGTCAACACCAACCGCCAGATCGGCGGGGCGGTGGGGTTGGCGGCGCTGGCCACGGTGGCCGCGGCCCGAGCGCGGAACCTGCTCGGCCCGGATCGGCTCGCCGCCCTGTCCCGGGCGGGCATCGGAACCGGTCGCCCCCCGGCCGCGGTGGCTCAGGCGCTCACGTCGGGCTACGACCGGGCATTCCTCATCGCCGGGTTCGTCGCGCTGGTCAGCAGCGCGCTCGCGCTCATCATCCCGAGCCATGGCCGTCCGGATACGTGGCGGTGCGGAACGGCACGATCGTCCGCTGA
- a CDS encoding wax ester/triacylglycerol synthase family O-acyltransferase — protein sequence MHQLTGLDTVFLSIETATTYGHVGSVAVLEPPPGRPLTLDRVTAGVESRLHLIPPFRRRLAQVPLGLDNPYWIDDPDFDIEFHVRELALPAPGDDRQLASQLVRLHARPLDRQRPLWELYLIHGLAGGRQAVYTKVHHAAIDGVSGNDILTALLDLAPDGREGERESPQWAPETAPGTAAMLARSLGALAGNPWRAVRMSAGLARSVPRLVTLPARPRLPLIDRLLRRDDGSVLSQSALRAPATPFNRSISAHRNFAMARIPLDQIKPLRVAFGLTVNDVVMALCAGALRRWLLEHDALPDAALLAGVPISVRTTEQSGTLGNRVSTMIAPIPTHLSDPAERLRAAHDAMRAAKDQHQALPANLLADVNEFAMPALAGRAARAAARLRLIERVRPFNLMISNVPGPNRPLYLAGAQLVGIYPLSAITDGQGLNITVLGYLGALHFGFISCRELVPDLDRMAEQLDAEMSALRALAEQKPAATVTPAGTAKSRRSATGRGAAAG from the coding sequence ATGCACCAGCTGACCGGCCTCGACACCGTGTTCCTCTCGATCGAGACCGCGACCACCTACGGACATGTCGGTAGCGTCGCCGTCCTCGAGCCGCCGCCCGGGCGCCCGCTCACCCTCGACCGGGTCACCGCGGGCGTGGAATCTCGGTTGCACCTGATCCCGCCCTTTCGTCGACGCTTGGCTCAGGTGCCGCTCGGGCTCGACAACCCGTACTGGATCGACGACCCGGACTTCGACATCGAGTTCCACGTCCGCGAGCTCGCCCTGCCGGCGCCGGGCGACGATCGGCAGTTGGCTTCCCAACTGGTCCGGCTGCACGCCCGGCCGCTGGACCGCCAGCGCCCGCTCTGGGAGCTCTACCTAATCCACGGGCTGGCCGGCGGCCGGCAGGCCGTCTACACGAAGGTGCACCACGCGGCGATCGACGGGGTGTCCGGCAACGACATCCTCACCGCTCTTCTCGACCTGGCGCCAGACGGCCGGGAGGGCGAGCGGGAGTCGCCGCAGTGGGCTCCCGAGACCGCTCCCGGCACGGCGGCAATGCTCGCCCGCAGCCTCGGGGCGCTGGCCGGCAACCCGTGGCGGGCCGTTCGGATGTCGGCCGGCCTGGCCCGATCTGTGCCCCGACTCGTCACCCTGCCGGCGCGACCCAGGTTGCCGCTGATCGATCGGCTGCTTCGCCGGGACGACGGCTCGGTCCTGTCCCAATCGGCCTTGCGGGCACCGGCGACCCCGTTCAACCGCAGCATCAGCGCCCATCGCAACTTTGCGATGGCCCGGATCCCGCTCGACCAGATCAAGCCGCTGCGCGTGGCGTTCGGGCTGACCGTCAACGACGTCGTCATGGCCCTGTGCGCGGGTGCCCTGCGCCGCTGGCTGCTCGAGCACGACGCCCTGCCGGACGCCGCCCTGCTGGCCGGGGTTCCGATCTCGGTGCGTACCACCGAGCAGAGTGGCACGCTCGGCAACCGGGTGTCGACGATGATCGCGCCGATCCCGACCCACCTTTCCGATCCCGCGGAACGGCTACGGGCGGCGCACGACGCCATGCGGGCCGCCAAGGACCAGCATCAGGCGCTCCCGGCGAATCTGCTGGCCGACGTGAACGAATTCGCGATGCCGGCCTTGGCCGGCCGTGCGGCCCGGGCCGCGGCCCGGTTGCGGCTGATCGAGCGGGTCCGCCCCTTCAATCTCATGATCTCCAACGTGCCGGGGCCAAACCGGCCCCTGTATCTGGCTGGTGCTCAACTCGTCGGTATCTACCCCCTGTCGGCGATCACCGACGGTCAAGGTCTCAACATCACGGTGCTCGGCTACCTTGGGGCACTGCACTTCGGGTTCATCTCCTGCCGCGAACTGGTGCCAGATCTCGACCGGATGGCCGAGCAACTGGACGCGGAGATGAGCGCTCTCCGGGCGCTCGCGGAGCAGAAGCCGGCAGCCACGGTCACCCCCGCCGGAACGGCGAAGTCCAGGCGCTCGGCGACGGGTCGCGGGGCCGCGGCGGGCTGA
- a CDS encoding S53 family peptidase — protein MRRLSTFALGAALVALPGMAGASVASAAGARSVPNSHRYVHVCAAPAEGDAACNAILAETVDRYGRPTPASSPSGFDPVDLISAYNLPSATAGSGQTIAVVDAYNDPYAESDLGVYRSQFGLAACTTANGCFRKVNQNGGTKYPKSNGGWSQEISLDLDMVSAICPNCHILLVEASSSSLANLGTAVNRAVTMGANEISNSYGGSESSSDPSYDSAYYDHPGIAITVSSGDGGYGVEYPAASQYVTAVGGTSLVRDSATSRGWSETVWSTSLTEGAGSGCSAYDAQPSWQGNVSNITTVCARRAVADVSAVADPATGVSVYDSYRYQGLSGWLVFGGTSVASPIIASVYALAGNAAAVTYGSYPYGQTGSLNDVTLGSTASCGSDLCTAAPGWDGPTGLGTPNGSSGF, from the coding sequence GTGCGCCGCTTGTCAACGTTCGCGCTCGGCGCGGCGCTGGTTGCCCTCCCCGGCATGGCCGGGGCGTCGGTTGCCTCCGCGGCTGGTGCGCGCTCGGTCCCGAACAGCCACCGATACGTGCACGTCTGCGCCGCCCCCGCCGAGGGCGATGCGGCCTGCAACGCCATCCTCGCCGAGACGGTGGACCGGTACGGGCGGCCGACGCCCGCGTCCAGCCCGTCCGGGTTCGATCCGGTCGATCTGATTTCCGCGTACAACCTCCCCTCCGCGACGGCGGGCTCCGGTCAGACGATCGCGGTCGTCGACGCCTACAACGACCCGTACGCCGAATCGGACCTCGGCGTATACCGATCCCAGTTCGGGCTCGCGGCGTGCACTACCGCGAACGGGTGTTTCCGGAAGGTGAACCAGAACGGCGGGACGAAGTACCCGAAGTCGAACGGCGGCTGGTCGCAGGAGATCTCGCTGGACCTGGACATGGTCTCGGCAATCTGCCCGAACTGCCACATCCTGCTGGTGGAAGCCAGCTCGTCGTCGCTGGCCAACCTCGGGACAGCGGTCAACCGGGCCGTGACGATGGGAGCGAACGAGATCTCCAACAGCTACGGCGGTAGCGAGTCCTCTTCGGATCCCAGCTACGACAGCGCCTACTACGACCACCCCGGAATCGCCATCACGGTGAGCTCCGGTGACGGCGGGTACGGGGTGGAGTATCCGGCGGCATCGCAGTACGTCACCGCGGTCGGCGGGACGAGCTTGGTGCGCGACTCCGCCACCTCCCGAGGCTGGTCGGAGACGGTGTGGTCGACGTCGCTCACCGAAGGCGCGGGGTCTGGATGCTCCGCCTATGACGCGCAGCCGTCGTGGCAGGGGAATGTCTCGAACATCACGACCGTCTGCGCTAGGCGGGCGGTCGCCGATGTGTCCGCCGTCGCCGACCCGGCGACCGGGGTGTCCGTGTACGACTCCTACCGCTACCAGGGGCTGTCGGGCTGGCTGGTGTTCGGCGGCACCTCGGTTGCCTCGCCGATCATCGCGTCGGTGTACGCGCTGGCCGGGAACGCGGCAGCCGTGACCTACGGGTCCTACCCGTACGGTCAGACCGGGTCATTGAACGACGTGACCTTGGGCTCGACGGCATCGTGTGGCTCGGATCTGTGTACGGCTGCGCCGGGCTGGGACGGCCCGACCGGGCTCGGCACGCCGAACGGCAGCTCCGGGTTCTAG
- a CDS encoding HipA domain-containing protein, with the protein MTAIQVHVAIDGQDVLAGTLYASRRRNTESAAFAYESSFLAHPGAYALDPLLPLTRGTHQTRAGLALFGGFSDCAPDRWGRTLMKRREAALARAEGRAARSLGEIEFLLGVRDDLRQGALRFRKEDGPFLADTDTGVPALTDLPSLLDLAERAERDTADLPDLQRLVHVGSSLGGARPKAHVLGANGRVAIAKFPSANDSTWTVTAWEKVALDLAASAGITVPESRLLNLAGRHVLVVDRFDRTADGRRIGYSSAMTMLEASDGDQRSYLEIADVLERVSTRATAELHQLWRRIVFSVLISNTDDHLRNHGFLHERGDSWRLSPAFDLNPNPDPGPKYLSTAIDDGYDAASVEVALGVAELLRLAPTDARNVLAEVVNAVRQWRTIAAGHGLSASEIGRMQPAFVALDEVAV; encoded by the coding sequence GTGACGGCCATCCAGGTGCACGTCGCGATCGACGGGCAGGACGTGCTCGCGGGCACGTTGTACGCCAGCCGACGTCGCAACACCGAGTCGGCGGCGTTCGCCTACGAGTCGTCGTTCCTGGCGCACCCGGGCGCGTACGCGCTGGACCCGCTGTTGCCGCTGACCCGAGGCACGCACCAGACCCGCGCCGGCCTGGCGCTGTTCGGGGGGTTCTCTGACTGTGCCCCCGACCGGTGGGGACGCACTCTCATGAAGCGTCGGGAGGCCGCGCTGGCTCGTGCCGAAGGGCGAGCCGCCCGGTCCCTCGGGGAAATCGAGTTCCTGCTCGGCGTCCGCGACGACCTCCGGCAGGGGGCGCTGCGCTTCCGGAAGGAGGACGGGCCGTTCCTGGCCGACACCGACACGGGCGTGCCGGCGCTGACGGATCTCCCTTCGTTGCTCGACCTCGCCGAACGGGCAGAGCGCGACACCGCGGACCTGCCCGATCTTCAGCGTCTCGTGCATGTCGGCAGCTCCCTAGGTGGCGCAAGGCCGAAAGCGCACGTGCTCGGCGCGAACGGCCGCGTGGCCATCGCGAAGTTCCCGAGCGCGAACGACAGCACCTGGACGGTGACGGCCTGGGAGAAGGTCGCGCTCGACCTCGCGGCGTCGGCGGGCATCACAGTCCCCGAGTCCCGGCTGCTCAACCTCGCCGGCCGTCACGTGCTCGTCGTTGACCGATTCGACCGAACCGCGGACGGTCGTCGGATCGGGTATTCCAGTGCGATGACGATGCTCGAGGCGTCGGACGGCGACCAGCGAAGCTACCTGGAGATAGCGGACGTCCTCGAGAGAGTGTCGACGCGTGCGACCGCGGAACTGCATCAGCTGTGGCGGCGGATCGTGTTCTCGGTGTTGATCTCGAACACGGACGACCACCTCCGCAACCACGGGTTCCTCCACGAACGCGGCGACTCCTGGCGCCTCTCCCCGGCGTTCGACCTCAACCCGAACCCCGACCCCGGGCCGAAGTACCTCAGCACCGCCATCGACGACGGTTACGACGCAGCGTCAGTCGAGGTCGCGCTCGGGGTCGCGGAGTTGCTCCGTCTCGCCCCCACTGACGCGCGGAATGTGCTCGCGGAGGTTGTGAACGCGGTCAGGCAGTGGCGCACGATCGCCGCGGGCCACGGGCTGTCGGCGAGCGAGATCGGGCGAATGCAGCCGGCGTTTGTGGCGCTGGACGAGGTCGCCGTCTGA